The sequence TCTAACCCCATCGTTTTCTTACCTTCAATACGATATGGTTCTTTTAACGTAGATACATCATAGAGATCATGCTCTTTTACAGCCTGAGCCACAATCTTCCCAGCATCACTAATTAAACCGTTTACTAAGTAAAGATTTGCACCAGCCACTGCACATTCATTTCGGGTAATCATCGGTGCATCAACCGGCATTACAATCGTGGAGGCAATTCCTGACTTTGCTGCATAAAGAGACCACGCGGCGCCAGCATTCCCATTTGTAGGCATGGCCAACTCTTTCACGCCTAATTCCTTTGCCTTCGACACTCCTACTGCAGCCCCTCTAGCCTTAAAGGTACCGGTTGGAATGACGCCTTCATCCTTCATATATAACAGAGGAATTTCCATATCCTCACCAAGCTTCTCCATTAACACTAACGGAGTCATCCCTTCCCCCATCGAAACGATATTTTCTTCCCTTTGCAATGGCAACAATTCATGATATCGCCAGAGATCATTTCTTCTTCCAACGAGGTCACTTGGCTTCCAATTCTCTTTCATACTAGTGAGGTCATATTCAACAAGCAAAGGCGCACCGCATTCACATAGATGCTGAACTTGATTCAAATCATACGTTAACGAACACTTTGGACAATATAAATGGGAAACATAACTAAACCTCATCACTTCTTCCTCCTCTTGCTATGTATGTATTACTCTTTCATTCATACTATTACAACAATGGTCAGTATTTTCCAAATATTTATAAATAACCTATGACTCTTTCTTATCCCGTCCATTAAGAAACTTAATAAATGGTAGGGACAAGACCTCGTTCGTTGGGACAAGGGGACAGGCACCTTGTCCCAGGTCTAAGAAGTCAGCACTCTACCTATTTTGAAACTGCCTTATTTCAGGATGTTCACGCTTTTTCTTTCAAAGCAGAAAAACCTGTCCCTTGGCGTAGACGTAGGCTAGCTTAGATAAAAAAAACCCTACCCACCTCTGCAGTGGATAGGGTTTAACCTTATTTCCCTAGTAATCTATCACGAATATAATGCCCCGCTTCTGTGATCTCTTCATCACTCCACACCTGGTCTTCACCTGGATCCATGTTCGTATCCGGCATTAAGACTGCAGAAGATTCATACTTGTTTGACGCAGACCAGTTTACCCAACTCACATGATGTTCATCAAGGAAATCTAACCACTCATCTGATTCTTCTATATAAGGACCATTATGTCCATTTGATTCACTTGTACCAAATTCAGAAACGAATACGGCAACACCATTTTCTAAAGCATACTTAGCATTATTCATTACATGCCCGTCGCTATGAGATCCAGAATAAAAGTGTAACGTATAAGCCGTGTTTGAATCATCAATCGGATCATCTGCAGCTAAATCAGGTCTTTGACTCCAGCTCGGCGAACCAACAAGAACTAGATTTTCATTACCATGATCACGAAGCATTTTAATAATTGGCTCTGCATAGGTCTTTACCTTTAACCAGCCTTCTCGATCATTCGTTACACCGTCTCCTCGCTCACTTGGTTCATTGGCTACTTCATAAATAATATTAGGATGGTTTGGATAAAGCGATGAAATCTCTTTAAAAAAGTCCATTGCACCTGCATAGTCTTCATGATTTGGATCTCCTGGATAATGCACATGCCAATCAACAATCACATAAAGATCATTAGCGATGGCAAGGTCAATTCCCTTAATCATTTTTTCCATCATCGCTTCTGGATTTTTAGCATATCCATTCTCGCCAATATACAATGGAAGTCGAACAACATTTGCATTCCAGTCATTTTTGAATGCAGCGAAAGCGTTTTCGTTTAAGATACTAGAGTACCATTGCAAACCATGAGCACTCATTCCTCTAAGCTGAACGACCTCTCCCTTTTCATCTACTAATACCTTCTGTCCCTCAACTTCAGCAATACTCAACTTACTGACAGAAGAAGAATTCATAAAAGTAAATACCATCACAATAATAGAAACTAAAACAATACCTATAATACCAAGACCCAATACTTTTTTCATGTGTTGTTACCTCCTAAAGAAAGCGGTTTCGTAATTCCTATTATATTCTTACTAGACTGAACTTTCTATAGAAACTTTTTGGGACGCAGGGACAGGTACCTTGTCCCAAAACAACACCTTCGGGGAGATTGAATCTTACCTTACCTACTGGATATTTATGTTAAAATCATGTAATAAGTATTTACGATTGTGATGAAAGTGGAAAGGAGGTAATTTTTCTGTTACTTGTTATTGCTGCTTTGTTTTTTTTAGGGATTACTGCGATCTCCTTTCAACAAGAAGTTCTGGCTATGTTTCCTATTTTGGGATTACTAATCTTTCTGTTAATAAATAGGGAAAAACGATTCATTACCTCACTGATGTTATCATTTCTAATAGGTTTTGTTGTATTCATGGTTGCTAATCACTTCGTTGGAGCACTATCCATTTCAAATGAAATTAAAATCATTCTTAACCGTCTTTTTCTTATTTTTATCCTAATAGGACTGGTCCTTAACTTCCTTTTCTATAAGAAGAAGATATCTTGGTTCAACAATAAGCCTGATTTGGAACATCATATAGACTTAAAGTTCCATAAAGTAAATGTGTTTTGTTTTTGGATGATTGGTATAGTTGTTAACGTAATGGTTTATTCAATTATTATTGTTCAACAGAAACTTGAGTTTACCCTATTGTTATTACTGTTTTGTTTATTCTTCTCACTCATAAACGCCTTTTTTGAGGAAGTGATTTGGAGAGGAATCATGCTTTCGGCTCTTAAGGAATTCGTGTCCACAGGATATGCTATTTTCGTTACAAGTATCGGTTTTGGACTTCTCCATCTCGCAATTGGTTTTTCACTACCTCTCAGTTTATTAATCTCAGTTGCTGGAATCATATACGCAGTCATTACCCTTAAAACAAACAGCATCTATCCTAGCATTGTCTTTCATATAGTAGTTAATATTGGCATGGTGTATAGCGGTTTTATTAATTAAGTATTGGGGACATAATGGAGAATACAACTTATGGGAATAGATTCTGTTTTATAAAAAGGAGTAATAATCATGTCTTTCAACTGGGAAAAATGGGAGAGAACTAGAAAATTGGGTCTAGTACGATTCGTACTACTGTATGGAATTTTATTATATGGAACCGTTGTGTTCTTCGTATTATTGGGACTTGCTGTTATCCTTCGTATAGACCAAACAATAACTGAACACATCACACGTGCACTCTTTTTAGGATTAGTTTTTGGGATTTATTATTATCTCACTACGGAGTCAAAGTACAAAAAACATATTAAAGATAAATCTTAGAACCATATAGCTTGATGGAAAGAGGATAGTCCTAGTTGACTATCCTTTTGTTTTTGTAGCAGTTCCTCATTTCCTCCTCGTATTTCTACCACGAACGATCCCCTTTAGTTTCCCAACTAAAATTTTACACATAGACTATCCATATCACGATTGTCATTGTACGCTAAAAATAGCAAAAAATGTTAAGAAGCATTTATAATATACTGCTATATTGGTTTTAGGGAGGTGGGCTGACATGGATTATGTCGCTAGCATCAGTCAGACACTAGATTATATTGAAAAGAATCTCCAGGAAACTATGACACTTGAAGACTTAGCAGAAATCGCATGCTTTTCTCCTTATCATTATCATCGAGTATTTCAAACCCTCGTTGGCGTATCCGTCATGGAGTATGTTAGAAAAAGGCGTCTTACGCTGGCTGCGGAACTACTCTATTATTCGGATGAAAAGGTGATTGATATCGCGATGGAGGTCGGTTTTCAATACCACGAGTCGTTTAACCGAGCTTTTAAAAAGTTCTACGGCGTCTCTCCTAATCAATATCGTACGGCGAATTCATTATCTGGCCCCCTACTTGGAAAGGCCTTCCTCAAAAAAGTAATCGTTCAAGGAGGACAAATCTTGGAACCAAAATTTATCACTAAGCCTGAATTTTATGTCATTGGGTATGAATTGAACACAAAGAACATTGATGGTCAGAATAATAAAGACATTCCGGAATTCTGGCAATTATATCTTCAAAAGAAGTTATATGAGAACATTCCAAATCCTCTAAACTGCAAAGAGGAATTAGGAATCTGCACGGATTTTTCTACTGAAACTGGAGAGTTTGTGTATGTAATTGGGGTGGAAGTACCAGAGGGAACTCTAGCACCGGAAGGGTTAGTTTATAGAACTTTTTCAGAGATGGAATACGTAGTGTTTACAACACCGGCATCAGATGATTCTACCTTTACCTCTTCCATTCAGTCCACATGGAATTATATATTCACTGAATGGTTTCCTAAGTCTGGCTATGAACATGCAGGATTTCTAGATTTTGAACTTTATGATGAAAGATGCCATGGTAAAGAGAATAAAGTGATAGATATCTATATACCGGTAAAAAAAGTTACAGCATAATTTTTTGAGGGACATAATCTTTTTATATGATAATGTCCCTGTCCATTTATTTAACGAGGTTATAGGGATATCAGCTAATGATCCTTAATAGCACATGTAAGCGGCCTGTAATCACGCTACTAATAACATGATTCTTATTTACTTCATTAATTACACCTTCTAGACTACTTGATTGATATTTGATCGTCCATTTTCCCATGCCAGTAGTCATCCAAGCAGTTGGGCCCAGTAACTTTCCATTTCTAACTATAAAACTATTACCATCCATACACTCAAGATAATCACCTGATTTAACTTCATCGACACTCACCATGTAAATTTCCCTCTTTACTTTACGAATTAAGAATCATAGACTTTAGGACCGATCCCCCAACTACTTACCCCTAGGCTCCCATATCCATTCTCCTTCATCACTTCCCACTACCGCATTTACTGTACGGTACCAACCGATTTCGGGTTTTCCATTCTTGTTAACTTTGACCTTATAGATCTGGTATTCAGCATCAGTGCTTATCCCGAATGACTCAAAAGGAGATTGGTGAACAGATACCTTCTCATATTCTACTAAGGTTCCACCTTGTTCGCTAACCGTATGAGCAATCTGCTCCTTCTGTTTCTCATTTATGACTTGAATCATGGTAGTAATCTGATAGCCTGTAAATAACACTGTTATGACAAGCAGCGGAAAGAAAATTTTTTTCTTTTTTAATAGGCCTGTCGTAATCAAACAAATAAACAATAAAACAAATATACTCGTTAACAAAAGTGCCATTAACTATTTTCACCTTCCAAAAGATAAGTAATGCTAATTTAATAGAAAATGCAGGAAGAAATACATAACAATTATTTTACATCCATCCCCGCTACATTCTTTGCTTTTTTAGGCCAAATATAATTAGAAACGGTAATCAAGAAGTCAATTCCTAAAATAACCGACCACACTTTTAGTAACTCTTGTAGAGCTAAGGTCCGAGCTGAATCATCAATGATATAAATAAGAGTAATCATAATCCCCGAACCAATTAGATACGCGATAAAATGCCTGATCCATCCTTTAAAGTAGTGATGAGCATATTCGGTACCATGTCTTTTGATTGGCTTAGCTCCTTCTTTCAAAAAGTAATATCGAAATCGGTCATCTGCCCAGGTAATCATACTTTTTCCAAACGCAATCGAGACCCCGATATATACAGCTGCAAGTGCATGTGCTACGGTTGCGGTTGCACCTTTGTATAGGTCAACACTCGTGAACACAAGCAAAAAGAGATCGATTACAGGAGTCAACGCTAAGAAAAACAGCCCCAATTTAGGGCGTCTAAAAACATAACGAGAACATAGTCCTGTTAAAATAACTAGCCAAAATGCAATTTCACATATAACAATCAACCAACCTATTAGATTTATGATAACCACCTCAAAATATATTATAATATAATTTTACCATTTATTTCTAAAATAGAACTCTTACTTTTTCGGGATTTAGTTCAGTTCTTGCAGCCAGACAACTGGGACAATGTACCTGTCCCTATGTCCCAATCAGG is a genomic window of Bacillus mesophilus containing:
- a CDS encoding glycoside hydrolase family 5 protein, producing MKKVLGLGIIGIVLVSIIVMVFTFMNSSSVSKLSIAEVEGQKVLVDEKGEVVQLRGMSAHGLQWYSSILNENAFAAFKNDWNANVVRLPLYIGENGYAKNPEAMMEKMIKGIDLAIANDLYVIVDWHVHYPGDPNHEDYAGAMDFFKEISSLYPNHPNIIYEVANEPSERGDGVTNDREGWLKVKTYAEPIIKMLRDHGNENLVLVGSPSWSQRPDLAADDPIDDSNTAYTLHFYSGSHSDGHVMNNAKYALENGVAVFVSEFGTSESNGHNGPYIEESDEWLDFLDEHHVSWVNWSASNKYESSAVLMPDTNMDPGEDQVWSDEEITEAGHYIRDRLLGK
- a CDS encoding threonine synthase; this translates as MRFSYVSHLYCPKCSLTYDLNQVQHLCECGAPLLVEYDLTSMKENWKPSDLVGRRNDLWRYHELLPLQREENIVSMGEGMTPLVLMEKLGEDMEIPLLYMKDEGVIPTGTFKARGAAVGVSKAKELGVKELAMPTNGNAGAAWSLYAAKSGIASTIVMPVDAPMITRNECAVAGANLYLVNGLISDAGKIVAQAVKEHDLYDVSTLKEPYRIEGKKTMGLEIAEQLGWEVPDVILYPTGGGVGLIGIYKALKELQQLGWIGEKMPRLVAVQSDGCAPIVKAWQEGKTESEFWHDSETIAFGINVPKALGDFLVLQAVYETEGCAVSVNDRDVIEELKLISQKEGAFVCPEGAAAFLAARQLRKEGWIQATDQVVVLNTGAGIKYPNTVEVEIPRLNKEEKIGPKNVTLQ
- a CDS encoding AraC family transcriptional regulator; the protein is MDYVASISQTLDYIEKNLQETMTLEDLAEIACFSPYHYHRVFQTLVGVSVMEYVRKRRLTLAAELLYYSDEKVIDIAMEVGFQYHESFNRAFKKFYGVSPNQYRTANSLSGPLLGKAFLKKVIVQGGQILEPKFITKPEFYVIGYELNTKNIDGQNNKDIPEFWQLYLQKKLYENIPNPLNCKEELGICTDFSTETGEFVYVIGVEVPEGTLAPEGLVYRTFSEMEYVVFTTPASDDSTFTSSIQSTWNYIFTEWFPKSGYEHAGFLDFELYDERCHGKENKVIDIYIPVKKVTA
- a CDS encoding CPBP family intramembrane glutamic endopeptidase, with amino-acid sequence MFPILGLLIFLLINREKRFITSLMLSFLIGFVVFMVANHFVGALSISNEIKIILNRLFLIFILIGLVLNFLFYKKKISWFNNKPDLEHHIDLKFHKVNVFCFWMIGIVVNVMVYSIIIVQQKLEFTLLLLLFCLFFSLINAFFEEVIWRGIMLSALKEFVSTGYAIFVTSIGFGLLHLAIGFSLPLSLLISVAGIIYAVITLKTNSIYPSIVFHIVVNIGMVYSGFIN